A portion of the Calothrix sp. 336/3 genome contains these proteins:
- a CDS encoding DUF2087 domain-containing protein: MHDFSKLKNYLDVEGRVKQFPSKRNKGKLQKLVLEYLADKFEPGVIYTEKEVNALLNQHHTFTDPAMLRREMFENGLIHRKSDGSEYWCSYTHTNSA; this comes from the coding sequence ATGCATGATTTCAGTAAATTGAAAAACTATCTTGATGTAGAGGGTAGAGTTAAACAATTTCCTTCCAAACGTAATAAAGGTAAGTTACAAAAATTAGTACTAGAGTATTTAGCTGATAAATTTGAACCCGGTGTTATTTATACAGAAAAAGAAGTTAACGCCTTACTTAATCAGCATCATACTTTTACTGATCCAGCGATGCTACGGCGAGAAATGTTTGAGAATGGTTTAATTCATCGAAAAAGTGACGGTTCTGAGTATTGGTGTAGTTATACTCATACTAATTCTGCATAA